The nucleotide window AAAATGGCTTGGCTGCACACGCGGCGCCACGAGAAATGGATATCAGAGACACATTGCCGAAAACCCGAAGCGGCAAAATCATGCGCCGTGTTCTTAAGGCTTGGGAACTTGACTTGCCAACCGGCGACTTATCTACGATGGACGATGATTAATACAAAGTAAAGCTTAACCCGCAGCAATGGATCGCATTGCTGCGGGTTTTTTATTGAAGCAGGAGCAACAGCCTTCTAAGCTGTAGGCCGCAGGTTCGAATCCTGCCTGGGACGCCATGCTTAAACAATACGCTAGCGTGAGGTGAATCAATAATCGAAACAATGTGCCCGATGACATTGTCCATATAATTCTCCATTAAATAGTGCGTTCTTCTTCTCGTTTCAATTGCTAGATAGTCTACTGCCCTCTCTTGCTGAAACTGCTTCATCGGGCATATCGTCAAAATTTTGCTCTTTCCTTTCAATCCACTCTATTTGTTATCATGAAATTGAAGAAAGGCAAAATAACGGAATTTCATCGGCTGATTCTGTTATCGAAATTCCTACTACGATACCATTGAATAAGAAGGGGGCACCCCCTCTTTTGTATGGAAATTAGTGTATTATCATAATAAATTTTCCCACGGAGTCCAAAAAAGTATGATAAATAAAACACACAGACAAAGGTATAAAATAGCCCTTCTACTTTTTTTCATTGTAATCATTTTTATTCCTTTGATAACGAGGACTAGAGGTAAGAGAAGGTAAAAAGCATATACACTTATTATTTCAATGTTGTTAGATCCTTCAGGGATATTTGTATTAAAAAAAGAAGCAAACGAATATACAGTCAATACTATCCATATGAGAATCCATACTCCTACTTCCGGGATAAAAAAAGCGCTTCGTTTTTTTGAAGTAGGCGTTGTTTCGTTCACTTAAAACACCTCTTTCATAGAAAACGTCATCATAATGTTTTTACATTTTAACGGATGGGAGATAATCAAGTCTTCCACAAAAACGTATTTATACGTTTTCGAAAGATGATAGCTTCGCTTATGGAGAAAATCACGCCGTTGGTTCGCCACTTTTAGGTGCAGCTGCTGTACGTTTTGAAGCTGTTTCCTCCAGTTATTTGAACCTTTCTTCATGCGGAAAAGTTTCTTTTGCGATCGTTTCAATTTCTTTTCTGCCTTCAACAGGAACCTCGGATTTTCGATTTTGGTTCCATCCGATAGCACGACAAATGTATGAAAACCAACATCAACGCCTGTTGATTGAACAGGGAATCAACCGTTTCGTTTACGTGTCTTTCGACACTGAAGATCGCAAACCAACGATAACCCTGCCGTTTGATCGTAACCTGTTTCACCTTTCCTTCCAATGGGCGATGAAAGTTGACATACACGGCTCCGAGCTTTGAGATTAGAAGACGATTGTTCTCGTCTAACGAAGCAGCATAACGAACGTCGTGTACGTTGACATTACCGGTTTTCTTGTTTTTTATCTTTCGTTTTTCAACCCCAAATTGTGGTAACGTGCACGCCCTTCGAAAAAGGTCTTATACGCTTTTTCTAGGCGGAAAAAATACCTCCTGCAAAGGTTCCGACGGCATTGTTTTAAGAAGGGCAAATGTTCGTTTATCCTTTGATTGCTGTCTTTGCAATTCATGTCGGGATAGGCCGGCCTTATTCTTTTGGTAAAAACGCTGTTTGTCTAAAAGGGCGGAATTCTACTGTTGACGACAAATAGACAACCAATGATCCATCTTTTGCATCTGATCTTCGTTTGGAAACATTTCGTATTTAT belongs to Salicibibacter cibi and includes:
- a CDS encoding transposase codes for the protein MLSDGTKIENPRFLLKAEKKLKRSQKKLFRMKKGSNNWRKQLQNVQQLHLKVANQRRDFLHKRSYHLSKTYKYVFVEDLIISHPLKCKNIMMTFSMKEVF
- a CDS encoding helix-turn-helix domain-containing protein, which translates into the protein MQVNMNYKYEMFPNEDQMQKMDHWLSICRQQ